Within the Telopea speciosissima isolate NSW1024214 ecotype Mountain lineage chromosome 4, Tspe_v1, whole genome shotgun sequence genome, the region TCGCTCCACTAGCTCATTGACCACCCCTAagtctgtcaagaatttcttgagccagaccccttccttggctgcttcactagctgccaagtattcagcttctgttgtggaatCAGCTGTTGACTTCTGTTTGACACTCCTCCAAATTCCTGCACCCCCACCAATTACAAAAACCATCTCAGAGGTggactttctgtcatccttatcagtttggaaattcgaatccgtatatccaactactgacaactgatcacaaagaagtaatctttggtcctccttagatacttgaggatccccttgacagctgtccaatCTTCCTttcctggattggattgatatcgactcacaatccctacGGCATGACAAATATCTAGCCTGGTACACAATATGACatacattagacttcctactgccgaagcataaggaactctcttcatagtctcaatttcctcaaGAGTTTAAGGACTTTGTGACTTGGATAAaccgattccatgtctgaggGGCACACtacctctcttcgaatcctgcatgttgaacctctcaagcactttgttaatgtaggtggattgtgataatccaacatcctcttcttgcgatctctcacaaaCTTAATAcctaggatgtagctggctCCACCCAGATCcttcattgagaatgttttaGATAACCACATCCttacagatgaaagtaactccacatcattcccaataaacaatatatcatccacatataggactaGGAAACATATGGCACTCCCACAGACTTTCTTATACACACATGgctcatcaatgttttgttcaaactcaaaatccttgattatttgatcaaaatggatgttccaTGATCTGAAAGCTTAttttagtccataaatagaCCTCAATAAGCTGCATACCTTATTTTCCTCTCCTAAAGAGACAAAACCCTCTGGCAgattcatgtatatgacctcatcaagataaccattaaggaaagctctgtacatccatctgccagatctcatagtCATGGTATGCAGCAATCGATAATAGAATTCGAATGAATTTAATCATCACTacaggtgagaaggtttcatcataatcaacaccctctttctgggtgTATCCCTTCACtaccagtcttgccttgaaacgttccacctttccatccacacctctcttcctcttgtagatccattttcACCCTATGGGTTTTACCCCAACtggcagatcttcaagagtccagacatggttagaatccatggaatctatttcaccgcgcatagcttcctgccatttcacCGAGTCAACGTCCTTAAGAGCCTCAACGTGagtataaggatctgtgtctgaacaatcagacaccatgtggaattcttccaccttttgatgcTCCTCAAtgagaaggttcaaacgagttggtggtctgatagacctcccactcctcctaggctcttgaggcAATTGCTCAACTGTGGGTACGTCAACTGGAACCTCTATCGGTGCAGAGGGTACTTGGTCAtcagttatttctttaatgatCATTGGATCTGATCTCGGTGAGATCATGTCATTCTCAAGAAAAgtcgcatgcttactaactTTGACTTTTTGATTAACAGGACCATAGAAGTAGGAGCCTATTatagtcttagggtatcccaagaaatagcatctatctGTTCGGGATTCTAACTTATCTGTCTGTTAATTCctcacatgtgctatgcaaccccacaccttaagATGTTGAAGACTAGGCTTATGCTgataccacaactcaaaaggtgttctgGTCTCAGACTTCGTTGGTACACTGTTTagtatatagatggcagtttccagcgtaaaaccccaaaaactcaatggcagttccgaataactcaacatagaccgaaccatgtccaacaaggttcgggttcctcctttctgaaactccGTTCTATTAAGGTGTTCTTGGGGTAGTCAACTGGGTTATAATCCCAACTTCTTTCAAATAGTCTCTGAACTCATCTAATaagtactctcctcctcgatcagatcgAAGGCACTTGATGCAATTACCCAACTATTTTTTAACCTCCGCTCaaaattccttgaatttatcaaaggtttcTAACTTGCGGTACATCAAGTAAATATAACCataacgagagtagtcatcagtaAAAGGTCACGAAGTATTCATAACCATATCTCGCCTGAACGTTGATGCATCCACATACATctgagtgtatcaattctaacactgcttcggctcttcttcccttattagagaagggtttcttggtcatttttccttgctgacacgactcacaggttgggtaaggttctaccttcaatgattccaaaggtccatccttcaccaacctgtttatcctttctactccaatatgacctaacctcaagtgccaaagatatgttgaattatcttgggctgattttttttttaaagaattattggagatcttATTAACCTCTAGTAccggttttaagagatataatccgtTATCTAGTAGGCCAGAATCAATAAAAGAATTGTTCAAATGAATAGTTAACttattaccaaaaagaaaagtataaccaTCCAAAACAAGCCTACTAACAGAAATAATGTTCCTGTTAAAAtgaggaacataaaaacaatctcttaaaactaaagtactattataaaaaaactaaagaaacaTCTCCAACGGCCTCAGCACCCGTACCATTCGTAAccgaacttcatccttactcagtctTCTTGTTAGCTTGAACCCCTGCAGCAAGTTGTAAATATGGGAGGTAGAccccgagtccaccaaccatgtgttagtaggttcctctgacaaattaAACTCATAAAGAACTAAGGTTTCATAAATacctttttcttgtttcttctgcTTTTTTTTCTGAGCAGCCAGGAAAGCACGACATTCCTTTTTCCAATGTCCGTCCTTCTTACAACAGAAACAAGTCCCTTTGCTCTTAttcttctgaattcccttatcgccaaccttagggtttttgcccttgttagccttcttcttcttcttcttgcccttgggctttaaggaagaagacttgtcctctgtagccaagacctccactttttgtttcttgaatgCAGCTTCCACTTCTTACAACATGTTACCCAGCTCAGGGAGTTCCACGGAAAGTTTATTCATGTTGTAATTAACAATAAACGATCCATAGTTATCTTGAGGCAATGAGTGGAAGATGACATCCGTCTTATAATTCAACTTGAATGatgtcccaaggttctccagatCCAAGAACAAGTTCCTCATCTTCATAACATGGTCAATAACTGGAGTACCTTGAGCCATCTTCGTGCtatggaggagtgtcaccagttgatgatgggcatggTGTTCTTCCCTCTCGTacttctccttcaactcctccatcatgtccttggtcAAGTACAGATCCTTGACCGAATTAGCAATGGTCTTCTCCAGAGAACTCAACACAAGGAGTTttgccttagagtttttctATCGAAACAACTCATAGGCAGGCTTAGAATCAGGGTTATCCTCATTAGGGAATTCAGGCTCATCTTCGTCTAGGACAGACATTAGACCTTTCGTAAAtaggagtaacttgatgttcctcctccagtcaacatagttAAGGCCAGTCAAAACATGGTCTTTGATAAGGATGGCATAgttcatttgggttgacatttttaaaatctacatgatgtacaaaaattacTAATTAACATGATCTACAACCAGTAAAATAACTAgggtaagaacaatcaatggtcaatcacacccCAAGCTTTCCTCTAGCTTGTAGGGCATGAATTGGAAACGACCAACCCTCATGCTCCTGACTTAGTCTATTGGAGTTCATCATTCgcatcttggttgggtggactattctgtccgTCACTTAGACTTTCAATGTATTTGGCCACCTAAGTGTCATGTCTATTCCTATCgactgacacacactcaagtcaagtatttacccttaattttagaaggaactatggtgtttgtgggCAAATGCCTATTATCATAAAACACATTCCACTGACcatattctctacctatcaTATGTGAGATGAATGCagacaatttcaccaattcacccaaatatcatcctatcggcatctacaagGGTGAATCAATGGCATTTCTGCAttcaccaactaagggaggccatgagaatcccaccaaccagggtttttcatatcacacttgtattatAATGAGGGAAAACGGAAACGCATATAAACTATAAACATATATCCAATGTATAAAAGCACATTCATCCAATGGAAAACTATGAACACATATATAtacaccaatggttatgggatagcatttttaatcaacatgagttcatgACAAAGACAAACTCACTTTGACTAAAAATGGATGGGAGCAATCATAGCCCCATATGTCGCTCCCACTCATGGCAATTATAGTGTGATAATACATATGCAATAACTATTacagggaaaataaaaaattgtaataaatTAGGACACTCCAAGAGAGCATGTCCTTCCTTCAATATTCTCTTCAATGAACCGACATGATCCCTAATCCATGATCCACGATCCATAATCCATGATCCACGAAAGTCTCCAAGTGGTTACAATGAATATTTTTAAACTATGcaaaaaatattacaaccctttccaaataaataaaattacataacaggAAACTAGTCCACCAAAATTAGACCGCCTGGAGGATAAtaaagaaaattacatataaaatcacaaCCATGCCATGTCTAGCACACACATACGTCTAATGCATTTAATTTcttaaatcccataaccatggtcctcattatatatatgatgctcaaaaataatattccaatatttatgtgaaaaatgccCAAAAACATATAAAACATCATTCCATGACAATCCAAGTCATTATGATCATATGCATCCAATGCATCCATCAtgcaaccattaccatgacaacttatgccataatggttatgtgcattacatgactattaccatgacaatccaatGTCACTATGATCATGTACAACACataaccattaccatgacaacttatgtcataatggtCATGACACATGCCCCTACAATGTCATTACATACAtgcttacaaaaaaaatattaatccATAAAAATATCTTAAGCCATTATGGATatggggaaggtgggtgaatGAATGGATctttccacccatcttctccaagaGATCTTCCCAATAAAACAAaccagaaattttttattttttgaaaaattgctACATAAAATAGCCAAATCAAAAGggaaaatcaagaaaaaaaggCCAGGTACACATGGCCATGGGGGGTATGGGCACGGTTTGGGGTGGGGTGCATGCAGCTAGGGGCGTACGTAGGCAGCAAGCCAGCGGCCCCTATGTGCGCATGCATCtcatctcaaatttttttttttaataaaatgggaTAAAATTTCATAAGCATCACATAATaatgaacaaaaaaatttgaaaacaatcccatcgataaagaggctctgatgccactaaAGGCATCGCAAGTGCGATCGCAACAAAAGCGTAAATAGGATCACAATATCGATGAAGaagtcattcaaaataaagaacgaagtagggatcgattattatctAAGCCTCACAAGTACAAgacctccaaccgatgatagccctttcgcaatcgttccacgcaccacgcaagctttgcgttcccacagGTTCACTAAGCCACCAAGGAACACACACCTTGATTTCTTCTAgaatcaaacaccaagagaagaagagaaggagaaaatgaattttgggaggagaagagagagctccacgtttgggttcttgtgtatctcttgtgtgattttgtgattccacaaataatatatatttgtctcACAAAATCCCCAAATATGCTAGCTCACATGGGTGTCATATATTGAGTTACCAAAAGTGACTCAATTATctcccatccaatctttctccaataggaaagatatgcatagctaaaggaatcaaatattgggttgaatatccaatattcacccaccaagtttccttttctaacatagttatgtttctcttcttttgacCTTTACGAATTCTGTCCCTTCATTATAagcttcatctttttctttcccttctttctatCATTTAATATTTCCCCTATTCGAGAATTTTCTCACTAGTTGAGAAGAAGTTCCAGACCAATATGCCGATGATATACAAGGTGACAGAAACTTTAAAGACATCATCCCATGAACCTGCAAGAGTTAAATTCAAAGATTCAAGTAATTAAGTTTAACCAAAGGTGACACCTCACAGCAATTAAGTAAACAGTGTTGGTTTCATGGTTGTACCTTGTTGGAGAATGTATCCAGTGGCAGCCATGCCAAAGACAACAACAAGCACTCCAACAGTGTTTGATAGTCCCAGCAATACTCCCTATGTTTCCAAAATTTACATAACAAATTGTGTTGACAGACAGCCAAAGTTGAAAGATTCCTTGTTTCGATGAACATATGACGGAGATATGTGCAAACAAAAGGGGCAAGTCTACAAATATTTGTTAatatttcataattttataaAGTATGAAAAGAAACCCCAAGGGGGTAGCGGAGTTGGCATGGGCGCTGGTCTAAATCGACAGGCGACCTGTGTTTTACTCTTCTTACATGCCTGGGGCCACTCACCTTGGATTTAATTGGCTTTCCACTTAAACCCTTGAATGACCCGGTTCTGTGATTGTGGTGCTCGATGGACCCAAGGGAATAGTTAGGCTGAAGGCCTGGATACGTTcgttagcaaaaaaaaattaataataaagtATGAAAATATAAGATTTTGATTGTTATTGCTATTTCTACTCGTTTCCTCAAATTATATTTTGGCCTTATAAGGTCTTCCCCATGAACTCCTTTGATTTAAATGAGTACCAGGAAGGTTTAGAATTTTGGATCCAACATAAGTCAGCACCCAGATCACTTTACAAGTGTTTGTGTCATCCTtattttctatagttttttatATCCTTTCATGCCAAGGATAAAAGAAACCTTCCGTTTATATATAGCTATCCAGCtcatattaaaagaaaaaaaaactctatcaTCCTATCTCCACTCACCAGTGCCTCTTTGCTGGAGTGGTCTGTTAGAAAGAGAGCCCTAGTAGCATCTCGAATCCTAGTAGCATCTCAAATAAGAAAATGTATAGTTCCATTCTATGAGGAACAATTTATCTATGGATTTTTCAatagaagaaaatggaaaaagataTACCTTTTTAAAGATGTGAATCTAAATATTTCGATGaatgaattgaagaaaaaaacttAAACCTCTCTTAGTAGATTTTAGAAAAGATTGTAGATGATCATACTTTGTTGAAGCCACTAAAATTTTCGAGGATCTCACAAGCAATCAGGGTGCTCACCCCAGCTGGACAAGTATACCACAACCCAATATTTCGAGCTTCCAAAATCCCCTTGCTTGTGTGACCTTGAGACATTTATATCTCTAGAGTGGAGAAGACCAGCCATAAAGTCCAACCCTAAGTGAGATGCTAGCCACCTAATATCCATATCCAGAATGCCTTTTGGGCTTACCTTGACAATtaccaaaaatgcccccaaacaaaaaagggaataaaattacaaaactgCCCCTACTAAAAGCAAATCAAAAAGTGGTTTtgcaaagatagaaaataaataatatttgtatatcaataaataaaaatgttttCACAAAACCACATTAACGATAAAACCTTTTAAAATGGCAGTTTGTAGATACGCGTACACTCCTATAATTGTCAAGTCACTGGCAATGGAATATTAGTCACTAAGATCAATACTCAACGTACACGAGGTCATTCCAAGGATGGACTCCATAGACCTTATATGTACTGACCATCAAGAGACTAGTCCTCACATCTCCCATAGTCTAAACAATTTTGACTTGCACCCCTTAAACCTATCACAGTCCAACAATGCATACATAAACATGTAATACATCATGATAGATGCGGTCAAGTCGAGGATTACAAAGTGGCTCATCAGGATGATCATCCAAAACACCAGTCCACTAGCCAAGTAGACCAAAAACCCTGGTACCAATTACAAGCCACAACATATAAATGCCACATGACGTGTGCCACAAAATGAGAATATAGATATATCCAATAATGTgcaaaaattacacaaaataaATTTGTGTTAGGCCACACAATTCCAACAGTCTCCCACTTGGCCTAACACAATCCCATATCCATTACATGTTTCTCAAATACACCAAAAGGCAAgccttttgtaaagggatcagCCAAGTTAGACTTAGATGGCACTCTCTGAACATCTACCTCTTTTTTCTTAATCACATCACGAATATAGTGATATCGACCCTCTATATGCTTAGCACGAGAGTGGCACTTTGGGTCTTTAGTGATGGCAATTGCTGAAGTGTTGTCACATAATAAGGAAATAGGCTTTTCCACACAATCCACTATCACGAGTTCTGATAAGAACTTTTGAAGATACACCGCTTCTTTAGCTGCGGCATTCAAAGCAATATATTCAGCTTCTATAGTGGATTGAGCAACACATTCATGTTTCTTACTTTTCCAAAAAAGTGCACCACCACATAAAGTAAATATATAATCAGAGGTAGATTTTCTGCTATCAACGCATCCTTGATAATCAGAATCATAATACCCAATGACATTAGCCTCATTAGAATGATAAGGCAATCTAAAGCCTTTTGTTCATTTTAGATATCTCATTATCCATTGCATAACAATCCAATGCATTCTACCAGGGTTACTTTGAAATCGACTGATCATGCcaactgcaaaagctatatcaggcCGGGTACAAATCATTGCATACATCAGGCTGCCAACAGCAGAGGCATAAGGATATAAGGCTTCATCCAAATTTTCCTTCTTAGACTCAGGACTATCATCCTTGGAGAGCGGTCTGAGATGATTATAAGGAATCTTAACAATCAGTCATGAGAAATCTCCTGAATAATGTATCGATATAtttctcttgagacaaacttaACTTCTTTTGTCACGGTCTCGCTCAATTTTGATACCGAAAATGTATGAAGCCTCACCCAAAtctttcatctcaaaagtaTTGAATaaccattattttatttctatcaaCATACTAACATCATTCCCTGCAAGTagaatatcatccacatataatGTAAGAAATGCAACATTGTGACCTTCTTTCTTCACATAGATGCAAGCTTCAGAAGTATTTTGTGTGAATCCAATCCCAACAATGGATTCATGAAACTGTAAATTCCATTGTTATAAAGCTTATTTTAACCTATATATAGATTTCTCTAACTTGCAGAGGTTGATCCATAAAAACATCTTCATCAAGATTCTCATTTAAGAATGCAGTTTTTACATCCATATGATAAAgttcaaaatcaaaatatgcAACCAAGGCCAAAATTGCACGAACAGATTATATCCTTACTATTGGTAAAAAAGTTTCATCATAATCAACACCATATTCTTGAGTGTAGCCTTTGGCAACAAGCCTTGCTTTGAACTTTTCAACATTTCCATACAcatccttctttcttttaaagatccatttacaaccaacaacTTTATTGTTCACAGGTCTATCAACTAATCTCCACACACCATTCTTATGCATAGAGTTGATTTCATCTTGCATGGCAACAACCCACTATTGAGAATCAACATTTGACATAGCTTGAGAATATgtgataggatcctcaacaaCTTCATTAGTAGACACTCTTTCATATGTTTCTCTCAAATAAACATAATAATCTAATATGGCTGGAGCTTTTGATATCCTGTCACTTCTTCTTATTGGCTGAGGAGGTTCCTTACGCTTCTTTTGGCTTGAAGATATAATAGGATCTGAGGATCCCTCATCCATAGGGTTTGGATGATTTTCATCAATTTTAGCCAATTCCTTCAAAACTCTTTTATCAATATCATCTGTACTCCCACTATCAAAACGATCCTCCAAGAATGTCACATTCCTGTTCTCAATTATCACTTTATACTCAGGATCATACAACCTACATCCTTTTGAATTGTGAGGATACCCAACTATAACACACCTTCTAGTTTTAGATAACAATTTATTTCTATCTGGATCAGGAATCAAAACATGAGCAATACACCCCCATACTCGAATATGAGCAATACTGGCTTGCTTACCATAAAACATCTCATAAGGGATTGAATCCACAGCTTTGGTGGGAACTCTGTTAAGTATATGCATAGCTGTATATAAAGcttcacccaaaaaagtagTTGGCAAATTTGTTGTAGCCATCATTGCTCGAACCATATCAAGCAAAGTTCGATTCCGTCTTTCTGCAATCCCATTAGTTTCTGGAGTGTGAGGTGGAGTGTGAAAATGTTTAATGCCATTTTCAAGACAATACATCTCAAAATCATCAGATAAATATTCTCCACCTCGATCTGAGTTTAGAGACATAATCACTTGCCCAGTCGACTTCTCAACTTCAAGTCGAaatgtttttaaaaattatagGGCTTCAGATTTATGTCTCATCAGACACACAAAACCAAATCTAAAAAAGCCATCAgtgaaagtaataaaataacGAAAACCACCTCTGGCAGTGATGTTCATAGGTCCACATACATCAGTGTGTACCTTTTTCAAAACACAAGAACATCTTTCACCTTTTGGATAAGACTTTTTAGTCATTTTCCTAGAAATGCAACTTTCACATGTTGAAAACTTTTTTAGAGTTACTCCAGTTAATATGCCAGACTTAATCAATTTGTCAATTCTATCTATATTGATGTGCCCCAGTCTCAAATGCCAAAGATAAGTAGCATTATCTTTCACAACAACATCCACATCACACACAATATTACCACACAATTGCACTTGATACATATTATTGTTTCTAAAACCATGCAAAACAACTTTACTATCTTTACTCATTAAAAATCTTTCATTTCCAAAATAAAACTCATATCTAAGTTTTTCGAGCATTTAAACAGATAACAAATTTCTCCTAAGACTAAGAGCATACAAACATTCAACTAGATCAAAAACTGTTCCATCATTCAACTTTAATTCAAAAACTCCAACTCCTTCAATCTCCGCCTTGTCATCATTTCCCATGTAGATGAAGCTGGTATTGTCACTTATTCTCCTTAGTtgcttgaacccctgcaaggTATTGGAGACATGTACAGTTGCTCTAGAATCAACCCACCATAATCCAGATTTAATAATCGTAGTATTAATCTCATCTAGCATTAAGGTAGCAAACATACCTTGGGGTTGTTTTCCAGCAGTCCTTAAAAAAGAGTAGCATTGAGACTTCTTATGTCTAGGCTTCTTGCAGAAATAACAAACAATCTGTCTTGATTTAAACTCAATATCTTGTTTCACAttggttctctttttcttcccccaATCTTGCTTTCTattgttgaattttttcttcttctgatatTTCTTTCCATTAGTGGGTCTATCTGATTTCTGTTCTACAGCATTAACTGCAAAATCCCTTTTTCTTATCTTAGCATCTTCATGACCAGTGACCTTGGATAAGAAGTCATCCACAGACCAATCCAAACCAGAAACAAAATATATCTCCCTTACAGTTTCATAAGAATCAAGCACAGAGGATAAAATAGTGGATATCTTTGTTTTCTCATCAACGGGTCTTCCTTGAAGACTTAATTCTTCAGCTATGGCAATCATGTTGTTCACATGCTCTCTAGCATCTCCTCCTTCAGATAGTTTAGTTCTAATGAACTTTTCCCACAAACCTTCAATATGTTGGCTTGATTTCTTCCCAAATTTCAGTTCAAGACTATCTAGAATAGCTTTTGCAGATGGATTATTCATAGAGCCAACCATGAGAGAATCAGTCATGTAATCCAACATTAAGTATTTCACCTTATTATCAGCATCTGTCCATTTCTTATAAGCAGTCTTAGCAGATTTGGTAGAATGCGCTCCCGGCATAGGAGGACAACTCTTTTTAATACAAACAGAATAGTTATGGAACCCAATGTACAAGTCAATTCTACGCTTCCTTTCAGCATAATTGGGTCCAGTAAGGATGCAATTTTTCATAATGTTAGACATGTTCAGAGAGTTTGAAGAACCAACCATCTTGTTACAGCTTGGCTTTTTCAACCCGAATCCGATGGTAGGTCCAGAATCTGAAGTAGCAGCCTTGTATATGTTTTGGAGTATTGTTTTGATGTTTGAACGGGTATTGTCTACCGGTAAATGACGCGTACCTCCCCTatacaaattttaaaatttacaaTCTAATGTATAGATAATGGAAAGCGACCCCGACCATGTTTTGGGTATTTGGGACATGAAAACATCGTGGGAAATGTGTTATTGCGCGAAACCACTAAAGCTCGAGGTGTTCCGACACTTGGACAGTACTTAAAAACACTTTGGTGGATCTTCTGGTCAACCACACATATCAACCAGAGTGCCGTTACTGTAGATTCCCTGTCTCGGGAGTGCGGGACCCGGTACCTCAAGTCGGGGATCTCGCCGTCGCATCCCGATTAATGACTTGGAATGTTTTTCCCAACATTCTAGGACCCATGGGATCTACAAAATCCAAATATCCGTGTAGGAATCGGCTTTAAATATAAATTATTACAAACAAACCACTAAAAACAAACATTGTAATTAGTATTAATTGATTGtttaagagaaaaggaaaaactaaattaaactaatctAATCCTTTCTAACCAAACCGGTTGAATAAGTATTACTTATCTAAATAAACATTAGATAAAACTAAACTCAATTCTTATCTAATCTATTACCCAATTAAATAATATACTATTTAATAAAAGATATGCAAACTATCACTAAGAGACAAACTTAGTGATTAATGTTAAAGTCGACTATTTTGGGATATAAAAGTTTAAATAAACTAAATCCTCTCTAAACCCAAACCGACCCATGTTagaattaatttaaaaaaattaaaaaacctaTCTAATCTATTCATCTACACTGTTTCAACCGAttgaaactaaaacaaaaagagaagagaaagaaaagagaaacgaagaagaggaagaagaggagaagaagagggggaagaaCTTGGGATTCTCTTTTTAGATTTAAAGGTAAgagtttctatctctctcttccatcttgATGTATAGCCTATAGCTGAATTGCT harbors:
- the LOC122657735 gene encoding probable anion transporter 1, chloroplastic, translated to MACSQGSDVFSQSGLYSNHQDIGPRYAGVLLGLSNTVGVLVVVFGMAATGYILQQGSWDDVFKVSVTLYIIGILVWNFFSTSEKILE